A window of Bos taurus isolate L1 Dominette 01449 registration number 42190680 breed Hereford chromosome 8, ARS-UCD2.0, whole genome shotgun sequence contains these coding sequences:
- the ADAMDEC1 gene encoding ADAM DEC1 precursor (The RefSeq protein has 1 substitution compared to this genomic sequence): MSLVLLSILCLIIQTQAITIRQTLESELYEVVHPKKLHILHKREIQNNQKEKHGKEERYEPELQYQMMLNGEEVILSLQKAEHLLGPDYTETYYSPGGEEITTRPQNMEHCYYKGHILNEKDSVASISTCDGLRGYFTHHNQRYMIKPLKSTGREEHAILRYNQEELNPANHTCGVRNVGRKQDLIRTSRSLRSPEIEEFLQGEKYIDLLLVLDNAFYKMYNENITVIRSFVFDVINLLNVIYNTIDIQVSLVGMEIWSNSDKIKVVPSTAVTFKNFLNWHYSNLGKMKTHDHAQLLSGVGFKTRMAGLATSNSLCSPSSVAVIEGKRKNSVSLVGVMSHELGHVLGMPDVPHNTKCPSGSCVMNKYLSSKFPKDFSTVSRSHFKKYMLSQKPRCLLQALVPKNMTKPVCGNQLLEVGEDCDCGSPEECTNPCCEAMTCMLKHEVDCGKETEQ, translated from the exons ATGTCTTTGGTCCTGCTCTCCATCCTCTGCCTCATTATTCAGACTCAAG CAATAACCATAAGACAAACACTTGAATCAGAGCTGTATGAAGTAGTTCATCCTAAGAAACTACACATTTTACACAAAAGAGAGATACAGAATAACCAAAATGAGAAGCATGGCAAAGAG gaaaGATATGAACCTGAACTTCAATATCAAATGATGTTAAATGGAGAAGAAGTCATTCTTTCCCTACAAAAAGCTGA GCATCTTCTGGGACCAGACTACACTGAAACATATTACTCACCCGGTGGAGAAGAAATCACCACAAGACCTCAGAACATG GAACACTGCTACTATAAAGGACACATCCTAAATGAAAAGGACTCTGTTGCCAGCATTAGTACTTGTGATGGATTGAG GGGCTATTTTACACATCACAATCAAAGATATATGATAAAGCCTCTGAAAAGCACAGGCCGAGAAGAACACGCTATACTCAGATACAACCAGGAGGAGCTCAACCCAGCTAATCACACCTGTGGTGTAAGAAATGTTGGCAGGAAACAGGACCTTATTCGAACCTCAAGGTCACTCAGAAGTCCAGAG ATAGAAGAATTTCTTCAGGGTGAGAAATACATTGATCTGCTTTTGGTGCTGGATAATGCCTTT TATAAGATGTATAATGAGAATATAACTGTGATAAGAAGCTTTGTGTTTGATGTGATAAACCTACTCAATGTG ATTTACAATACCATAGACATTCAAGTGTCCTTGGTAGGTATGGAAATATGGTCTAACAGTGACAAGATAAAGGTGGTGCCCAGCACAGCTGTCACCTTTAAAAACTTTCTGAACTGGCATTATTCTAACTTGGGGAAAATGAAGACCCATGACCATGCTCAGCTACTCAG TGGAGTTGGCTTCAAAACTCGAATGGCAGGACTGGCGACCTCGAATTCCTTGTGCTCCCCATCATCCGTCGCTGTTATTGAG ggTAAGAGAAAGAACAGTGTCTCTCTTGTAGGAGTGATGTCACACGAATTGGGTCATGTCCTTGGTATGCCTGATGTTCCACATAACACCAAGTGTCCCTCTGGGAGTTGTGTGATGAATAAATATCTAAG TTCAAAATTCCCAAAGGATTTCAGTACAGTTAGTcgctcacattttaaaaaatacatgttatcTCAAAAGCCAAGATGCCTACTGCAAGCATTGGTTCCTAAAAATATGACAAAACCAGTGTGTGGGAATCAACTTTTGGAAGTAGGTGAAGACTGTGATTGTGGCTCTCCTGAG gaaTGTACCAATCCTTGCTGTGAAGCCATGACCTGTATGTTAAAACATGAAGTTGACTGTGGAAAAGAGACTGAGCAATAA